The Niallia alba genome includes a window with the following:
- the pstA gene encoding phosphate ABC transporter permease PstA, translating into MRQWKDNLLRGLLWFSAFLSVAVLVMIVGYIFYKGFRLINFDFIFGDYSPTGGGGIWPMIVTTIYTIVISLIIATPIGILAAVYLQEYAKQGRLVRVIRFATESLTGIPSIIYGLFGAVFFVTTLKLGMSILAASLTLTIIVLPVIIRTTEESLKTVPPTYREGSLALGTTRLQTLYKVILPSAMPGILSGIILSIGRIVGESAAIFLTAGTVAAMPEGLLSSARTLTVHSFLVTQESGDIELAAAVGIVLIVIILAINLIATYISKKLNKADY; encoded by the coding sequence ATGAGACAATGGAAAGATAACTTGTTACGTGGACTTCTTTGGTTTTCTGCTTTCTTATCAGTTGCCGTCCTTGTTATGATTGTTGGTTATATTTTTTATAAAGGATTTCGCTTAATTAACTTTGATTTTATTTTTGGCGATTATTCCCCAACGGGTGGCGGCGGAATTTGGCCAATGATTGTTACAACTATCTATACAATTGTAATTTCCTTAATCATTGCAACTCCAATTGGAATATTAGCGGCTGTTTATTTACAAGAGTATGCGAAACAAGGCCGACTAGTTAGAGTGATACGATTTGCAACAGAAAGCTTAACAGGTATTCCCTCGATTATTTACGGTTTATTTGGGGCAGTATTCTTTGTAACAACATTAAAATTGGGCATGTCTATTTTGGCAGCTTCTTTAACGTTAACGATTATCGTACTACCTGTTATTATTCGAACAACAGAGGAATCTTTAAAAACAGTTCCTCCAACCTATCGAGAGGGATCTTTAGCCCTCGGTACAACGAGACTACAAACATTATATAAAGTTATTTTACCTAGTGCGATGCCTGGGATATTATCAGGAATTATCCTTTCAATCGGAAGAATTGTTGGAGAGTCTGCTGCGATTTTCTTAACTGCAGGTACAGTTGCTGCAATGCCAGAGGGCTTGCTGTCATCTGCTCGAACATTAACTGTTCATTCCTTTTTAGTAACGCAAGAGTCTGGAGATATTGAACTAGCTGCTGCAGTCGGTATTGTCTTGATTGTAATAATTCTTGCTATAAACCTTATTGCAACATATATTTCAAAAAAATTAAACAAGGCAGACTACTAA
- a CDS encoding DUF6944 family repetitive protein, whose product MSGHFKEIFGTAISTIGTIQAAIGNTPSFHLSNETNYQLRLVGNVLQGTGSALSADGQGTISLEKLGDEIQAIGNSTVVTGLVLYKTSNTPAEQKLIITGSWLQALGSFVGLTDEFFDSTADGRIENIIGGLLQGIGNSLQAIGGTEQLKGINNDGQQNIGTLGSWIQATGAVISLIGQVKEELEEIALNINE is encoded by the coding sequence GTGAGTGGACATTTTAAAGAAATTTTCGGAACAGCTATTAGCACGATCGGTACTATCCAAGCTGCTATCGGAAATACTCCTTCCTTCCATTTATCGAATGAAACAAATTATCAACTTCGTTTAGTTGGTAATGTATTACAAGGAACAGGCAGCGCCTTATCTGCTGACGGACAAGGAACAATCTCATTAGAAAAACTAGGAGATGAGATTCAAGCTATCGGAAATTCAACTGTTGTAACCGGATTAGTGCTTTATAAAACAAGTAATACCCCAGCCGAGCAAAAATTAATTATTACAGGTAGCTGGCTGCAAGCTCTAGGAAGTTTTGTTGGACTTACAGATGAATTTTTCGATAGCACAGCAGATGGAAGAATCGAAAATATAATTGGCGGTTTATTACAAGGGATTGGGAATTCTTTGCAGGCGATTGGTGGAACGGAACAATTAAAAGGAATAAATAACGATGGCCAACAGAATATTGGTACATTAGGCAGTTGGATTCAAGCGACAGGAGCTGTCATTTCGCTTATTGGTCAAGTAAAAGAAGAATTAGAGGAAATTGCCCTGAATATTAATGAATAA
- a CDS encoding ArsR/SmtB family transcription factor — MKVFSTTGRKQEKYQVEIKHSILWECALGIAAITNDRLLDSLEKPESYWKDIRLSLSKDLQAHLDYVETNNTWKALLQLLHQKDFSSLEVFTEYIDKLTERELIYQCIPFISENYQPIREQAADKNESAIEQLREATKDNPFFPSYISFICKVDEKQLKQHLITVMSGWFESVVQPELNKLTSILQTDAQAKEKMKQKMEPEEFVEWATGGISYLPEPSVYKVLLIPQYIYRPWNIAADLKGIKVYYYPVSNESISPSDKYMPSNFLVLKHKALGDEFRLRMVKLLFEKSRTLQEITEKLEMGKSTIHHHLKILRSAQLVGIEDGKYVLKNSAITSIAKELEQYIQQ; from the coding sequence GTGAAAGTTTTTAGCACAACAGGTCGGAAACAAGAGAAGTATCAAGTTGAAATAAAGCATTCGATTTTATGGGAATGTGCTCTAGGGATAGCCGCTATCACAAATGATCGTCTACTGGATTCATTAGAAAAACCTGAGAGCTATTGGAAAGATATTAGATTAAGCCTTTCTAAAGATTTACAAGCACACTTAGACTACGTAGAAACGAATAATACATGGAAAGCGCTGCTTCAATTGCTTCATCAAAAGGATTTTTCCAGCCTAGAAGTATTTACCGAATATATCGATAAACTTACAGAAAGAGAATTAATCTATCAATGTATTCCATTCATAAGTGAAAACTATCAGCCTATTAGAGAGCAGGCTGCTGATAAAAACGAATCTGCGATAGAGCAGTTAAGAGAAGCAACAAAAGATAACCCTTTTTTTCCAAGCTATATTTCTTTTATTTGCAAAGTGGATGAAAAGCAATTAAAGCAGCATCTAATAACGGTCATGAGTGGATGGTTTGAATCAGTCGTACAACCTGAATTAAATAAATTAACATCGATCTTACAAACAGATGCCCAAGCAAAAGAAAAGATGAAACAGAAAATGGAACCAGAGGAATTTGTAGAATGGGCTACGGGAGGGATAAGTTATTTGCCAGAACCAAGCGTTTATAAGGTATTGCTCATTCCCCAGTACATATATAGACCATGGAATATAGCTGCAGATTTAAAAGGAATAAAAGTCTACTATTATCCGGTTTCAAATGAAAGTATATCTCCAAGTGATAAATATATGCCGAGTAATTTTCTTGTTTTGAAACATAAAGCCTTAGGGGATGAGTTTCGTCTAAGAATGGTAAAATTACTGTTTGAAAAAAGTCGAACCTTACAAGAAATAACGGAAAAATTAGAAATGGGAAAGTCCACGATTCATCATCATTTAAAAATTTTGAGATCTGCACAGCTAGTAGGAATAGAAGATGGAAAATATGTGTTAAAGAATAGTGCTATCACATCTATAGCAAAAGAATTGGAGCAATACATTCAGCAATAA
- a CDS encoding MFS transporter has protein sequence MKLNKNFSLLLIGQSFANIGDVLYTVGVISIIYEIKGSATTASFVPFIITTCMFISSIITPLFVGKVPLNRLLAGSQIGKTVFLLLLGLFLPGITESNYYVVFMVIACIAFLDGCANPIRQTLIPYYVKPEKLMKANGITETATQLIQAAMWFVGSMFLLFFSPQQLIWFVGGLFLISSTLLWLLEKVSAQVIGTAGKIEQIKEGWKTLFHTPVLQKLALVECLESLAGTVWIAAVLYVFIQDALKVDQQWWGFINGAFFLGLILGSLYCMKYSSLVGRKLESFLIVGSFLSFLLTILFSLNSIPILALAISFGVGIFTQVKNIPQQTVIQTSVHKEKLSTVYTSLGAISTGIFGLGSLLMGILTDIFGVRTVFVFSGFLLAFVSMIIYKNKSLFIRQNYLEKERN, from the coding sequence ATGAAACTAAATAAAAACTTTTCATTGTTACTGATCGGGCAGTCTTTTGCAAATATAGGGGACGTCCTCTATACGGTAGGTGTTATTAGTATTATCTACGAGATAAAGGGATCGGCAACGACAGCATCTTTCGTTCCTTTTATAATCACAACCTGTATGTTTATATCAAGTATTATAACACCCCTTTTCGTTGGAAAAGTTCCATTGAACCGGTTATTAGCAGGTTCGCAAATTGGAAAAACAGTATTCCTTTTACTCTTAGGCCTATTCTTACCAGGGATAACGGAATCAAATTATTATGTCGTCTTTATGGTGATAGCTTGCATTGCCTTTCTTGATGGCTGTGCAAATCCAATCAGACAAACATTAATACCTTATTACGTTAAACCGGAAAAATTAATGAAAGCAAATGGAATCACAGAAACAGCAACACAATTAATCCAAGCAGCAATGTGGTTTGTAGGAAGTATGTTTCTCCTTTTTTTTAGTCCACAGCAATTAATTTGGTTTGTTGGCGGATTATTTCTTATTTCAAGTACCTTACTATGGTTGTTGGAAAAAGTATCTGCCCAAGTTATCGGTACAGCAGGGAAGATAGAACAAATCAAAGAGGGATGGAAGACATTATTTCATACGCCTGTTTTACAGAAATTGGCTTTGGTTGAATGTTTAGAAAGCCTTGCTGGAACAGTATGGATTGCGGCTGTTTTATATGTATTTATTCAGGATGCTTTAAAGGTAGACCAACAGTGGTGGGGATTTATAAATGGAGCATTCTTTTTAGGATTAATTTTGGGAAGTCTCTATTGCATGAAGTATTCTTCCTTAGTAGGAAGAAAATTGGAGTCATTTCTAATAGTAGGCTCTTTTTTAAGTTTTCTTCTCACGATATTATTTAGTTTAAATAGCATTCCCATCCTTGCTTTAGCAATATCATTTGGAGTCGGTATTTTTACACAAGTAAAAAATATCCCTCAACAAACGGTCATTCAAACAAGTGTTCACAAAGAAAAACTATCGACGGTATATACTTCGCTAGGAGCAATTAGTACCGGGATTTTTGGACTTGGCTCTTTATTAATGGGAATATTAACAGATATATTTGGAGTAAGAACAGTCTTTGTTTTCTCAGGTTTCCTCCTTGCGTTTGTCAGTATGATAATTTATAAAAATAAATCTTTGTTTATTCGTCAAAATTATTTAGAAAAAGAACGAAACTAA
- a CDS encoding ketoacyl-ACP synthase III, whose translation MTTSKASITAIGSYVPERILTNNDLEKMVETNDEWIVKRTGIKERRIANEKEFTSDLSYKAVLNLMERYDKSVDDVDLIIVCTMTPEYKTPSVASSLQAKLGIKNTGAIDLNAACAGFTYGLYVANGLITSGLNKKVLVVGAETLSKITDFTDRTTCILFGDGAGAVLLEYDEAEPSFISSHIGSEGEGGHHLYSTSLATQMNGMDLLGNGCIVQNGREVYKWAIKTVTNGMKTVAEKGSMNLNEVDWFVPHSANLRMLESICEKSNFPIEQTLYSLVHYGNTSSGTIPLSLDIGVKEGKLKFGDHVLLYGFGGGLAHAGLLIKWTV comes from the coding sequence ATGACAACATCCAAAGCAAGTATTACGGCAATAGGTTCATACGTTCCTGAACGTATTTTAACAAATAATGATTTAGAAAAAATGGTAGAGACAAACGACGAATGGATTGTAAAGCGAACAGGTATCAAGGAAAGAAGAATAGCGAATGAAAAAGAGTTTACCAGTGATCTTAGCTATAAAGCAGTTCTCAATTTAATGGAACGATACGACAAATCAGTTGATGATGTTGATTTAATAATTGTTTGTACAATGACTCCTGAATATAAAACACCGAGTGTAGCTTCCAGCCTTCAGGCTAAATTAGGAATAAAGAATACGGGAGCAATTGATTTAAATGCAGCCTGTGCAGGATTTACTTATGGATTATATGTGGCAAATGGATTGATTACTTCAGGACTAAATAAAAAAGTTCTTGTTGTAGGAGCGGAAACATTATCAAAAATTACGGATTTCACCGATCGTACGACTTGTATCCTTTTTGGTGATGGAGCAGGAGCCGTTCTTTTAGAATATGATGAAGCAGAGCCAAGCTTTATCTCTTCTCATATAGGTTCAGAAGGAGAAGGCGGGCATCATTTATATTCTACAAGTCTAGCTACGCAAATGAACGGCATGGACTTATTAGGGAATGGCTGTATCGTCCAAAATGGTAGAGAAGTTTATAAATGGGCCATTAAAACGGTTACGAACGGTATGAAAACTGTTGCGGAAAAAGGAAGTATGAACCTAAATGAGGTGGACTGGTTTGTACCCCATAGTGCCAATTTAAGAATGTTAGAATCAATTTGTGAGAAAAGCAACTTTCCAATAGAACAAACATTATATAGCTTAGTTCATTATGGAAATACCTCTTCAGGAACGATCCCATTGTCATTAGATATAGGAGTAAAAGAAGGGAAATTAAAATTCGGTGACCATGTATTATTATATGGATTTGGCGGCGGCCTAGCCCATGCAGGATTATTGATTAAATGGACGGTTTAA
- a CDS encoding M20 family metallopeptidase, translating into MQEYFEQEKNNMLQLLERIVNIDSGSYQKTGVDKVGEILIREFEQLGFIAEVHEVVDRGNNIVLKHKEATTPSVLLIGHIDTVFPAGTVQKRPFTIVGDQAKGPGVFDMKASHVMTLYSLKYLISQNNDAYKNVLIIINTDEEIGSISSRELIEATAKTVKHVLIMEPADVDGNVVIGRKGGGKFFLKLYGISAHSGVAPEKGASAIQELALKIVQLHELTKLEGIHVNVGLVSGGQSVNTIAPYAEAGIDLRFETQEQGEFAQLKILEICNCTENPNIRIEISGGITRPAWKTEGNKSNLFFLIKEAASELNLELVTKYSGGGSDGNFTGNIGIPTVDGLGPRGGNAHQEDEFVIVSSLSERGQLLVKALDRLSK; encoded by the coding sequence TTGCAGGAATATTTTGAGCAAGAAAAAAACAACATGCTTCAATTGCTAGAAAGAATAGTGAATATCGATAGTGGTTCATATCAGAAAACGGGAGTGGATAAAGTAGGAGAAATTTTAATCAGGGAATTCGAGCAACTTGGTTTTATTGCAGAAGTACACGAGGTCGTAGATAGAGGCAATAATATCGTATTAAAGCATAAAGAGGCAACTACTCCTAGTGTATTATTGATTGGGCATATTGATACCGTTTTTCCAGCTGGAACAGTTCAAAAACGTCCATTTACAATAGTAGGAGATCAAGCCAAAGGTCCAGGTGTTTTTGATATGAAGGCAAGTCATGTTATGACACTGTATTCTTTAAAATACTTAATTTCGCAAAATAATGATGCTTATAAAAATGTCTTGATTATTATTAATACTGATGAAGAAATAGGATCCATTTCTTCGCGAGAATTGATAGAAGCTACTGCAAAGACAGTTAAACATGTGTTAATTATGGAGCCTGCTGATGTAGATGGGAATGTGGTGATTGGTCGAAAGGGTGGCGGCAAATTTTTTTTGAAGCTATATGGGATATCAGCACATTCTGGTGTTGCACCAGAGAAAGGGGCTAGTGCTATCCAAGAGCTTGCATTAAAGATAGTCCAATTGCATGAATTAACGAAATTAGAAGGAATTCATGTGAATGTTGGCTTAGTAAGTGGTGGTCAATCTGTGAACACGATTGCACCATATGCAGAAGCTGGCATTGATTTGCGTTTTGAAACACAGGAACAAGGGGAATTTGCACAATTAAAAATTTTAGAAATTTGTAATTGTACTGAAAATCCAAACATTCGTATAGAAATTAGTGGTGGTATTACTCGTCCAGCTTGGAAGACAGAGGGAAATAAAAGTAATTTATTTTTCCTAATAAAAGAAGCTGCCTCGGAATTAAATTTAGAGTTGGTAACAAAGTATAGTGGTGGAGGATCAGATGGAAACTTTACAGGAAATATAGGGATTCCAACCGTAGACGGTTTAGGACCAAGGGGAGGAAATGCGCATCAAGAGGATGAGTTTGTGATTGTGTCTTCACTAAGTGAACGTGGACAGTTACTAGTGAAAGCACTGGATAGGTTAAGCAAATAG
- a CDS encoding VOC family protein: MILGVHAYLRMNGNCKEAVKFYENALDAENLGLQTYGDMPDNPEFPLSEEMKNLVLHANLRIGNTFLMLSDNLPGQPYQVGSQVDVAVLLNDPEKAKEVFEKLIDGGEVVMPLQETPWSPSYGQVKDKFGITWQISTVVEGQ; the protein is encoded by the coding sequence ATGATTTTAGGAGTTCATGCATATTTACGAATGAATGGGAATTGCAAAGAAGCTGTCAAATTTTATGAAAATGCATTAGACGCAGAAAACCTTGGACTACAAACATATGGTGATATGCCAGATAACCCAGAATTCCCGCTTTCTGAGGAAATGAAAAATCTTGTTTTGCATGCAAATTTAAGAATTGGTAATACTTTTCTAATGTTATCCGATAATCTTCCTGGACAACCTTATCAAGTTGGTTCCCAAGTGGACGTAGCAGTTCTTTTAAATGATCCAGAAAAAGCAAAAGAAGTATTTGAGAAACTAATAGATGGCGGCGAAGTAGTCATGCCTCTTCAAGAAACTCCTTGGAGTCCATCCTATGGACAAGTTAAAGATAAGTTTGGAATTACATGGCAGATTTCTACAGTGGTAGAAGGACAATAA
- the pstC gene encoding phosphate ABC transporter permease subunit PstC, whose product MSIQTTEKQASEMGKANKRKYMFEKVSARVFMLCALLSVISLVLIIGFVFYKGTHPFVAEGYSFFDFIFGVDWVPSEGEFGIWPMIVASLYATIGALVIGVPIGLFTAIFLAEIASKRIAKIVSPAIQLLAGIPSVLYGVFGLAIIVPFLQNTFGLVKGQSLFAVILVLAIMMLPTIVTVAETAIRAVPRTYREGSLALGVSEIGTIFKVVVPAAKSGIMTAIVLGLGRAIGETMAVILVAGNSLIVPTSLTDSVRPLTTNIALEMGYAAGTHQEMLFATGIVLFSFILILNFVLAKISSKGGK is encoded by the coding sequence GTGTCTATTCAAACAACCGAAAAGCAAGCCTCAGAAATGGGCAAGGCAAATAAGAGGAAGTATATGTTTGAGAAGGTCTCAGCAAGAGTTTTCATGCTTTGTGCCCTTCTTTCCGTAATAAGCTTAGTATTAATTATTGGATTCGTATTTTATAAAGGGACACATCCTTTTGTGGCTGAGGGGTATAGTTTTTTTGATTTTATCTTTGGAGTAGACTGGGTACCGAGTGAAGGAGAATTTGGGATTTGGCCGATGATTGTCGCATCCCTTTATGCAACCATTGGAGCACTAGTTATTGGCGTTCCAATTGGACTATTTACCGCAATCTTTTTGGCAGAAATAGCATCAAAAAGAATCGCAAAAATTGTTTCACCAGCGATTCAGCTTTTAGCAGGGATTCCATCTGTTTTATATGGTGTGTTTGGTCTAGCAATTATCGTTCCATTTTTGCAAAATACATTTGGTTTAGTAAAAGGTCAAAGTTTATTCGCAGTTATTCTAGTACTAGCAATCATGATGCTACCAACGATTGTAACAGTGGCAGAGACAGCCATTCGCGCAGTACCAAGAACGTACAGAGAAGGATCCCTTGCCCTTGGAGTATCGGAAATCGGAACTATTTTTAAAGTTGTTGTCCCTGCAGCAAAATCAGGTATTATGACAGCAATTGTATTAGGATTAGGGCGGGCAATCGGAGAAACAATGGCAGTTATTTTAGTTGCAGGTAACAGTTTAATCGTGCCTACAAGCTTAACAGATAGTGTTCGTCCGTTAACGACAAACATTGCCTTAGAAATGGGTTACGCTGCCGGAACACATCAAGAAATGCTATTTGCAACGGGTATTGTCTTATTCTCATTCATTTTAATATTGAATTTTGTTTTAGCGAAAATTAGTTCGAAGGGTGGCAAATAA
- the phoU gene encoding phosphate signaling complex protein PhoU — protein sequence MVIRENFEKKLEELKGKISEMGEMSIASLEEAFDALKTQDVEIALNVIEEDTDIDNLESEINHFAIWLMAKEQPVARDLRVVIGVIKISSEIERVADFAVNIAKATIKIGKTPSLLDITQLERMKELSIEMLKKAIKSFIEEDIVLAKEISKLEDQVDDYYLETYKKLTAYLSEHPEETNQLVQLLFINRYLERTADHITNMAESTGYLIKGKIYDFNS from the coding sequence ATGGTCATTCGTGAAAACTTTGAGAAGAAACTAGAAGAGTTAAAAGGAAAAATTTCAGAAATGGGTGAAATGTCGATTGCTTCTTTGGAAGAGGCTTTTGATGCATTAAAAACACAAGATGTAGAAATTGCTTTAAATGTAATAGAGGAAGATACAGACATTGACAATCTCGAATCGGAAATTAATCATTTTGCAATTTGGTTAATGGCAAAAGAGCAACCAGTTGCAAGAGATTTACGCGTAGTAATTGGTGTAATTAAAATCTCTTCAGAAATCGAACGAGTTGCAGATTTTGCTGTAAACATTGCAAAGGCAACGATTAAGATCGGAAAAACGCCTTCTCTTTTAGATATTACACAACTAGAAAGAATGAAGGAACTATCCATCGAAATGTTGAAAAAAGCAATAAAATCTTTCATAGAGGAAGATATCGTACTTGCAAAAGAAATAAGTAAGTTAGAAGATCAAGTGGATGATTATTATTTGGAAACATATAAGAAACTTACAGCATACTTAAGTGAGCATCCAGAAGAAACAAATCAACTTGTTCAATTATTATTTATCAATCGTTATTTAGAAAGAACAGCAGACCATATAACCAATATGGCGGAAAGCACAGGGTATTTGATTAAAGGGAAGATTTATGATTTTAATTCCTAA
- a CDS encoding phosphate ABC transporter substrate-binding protein translates to MVIIKKIKMVLMFLSILALLSACASNSESEQTNDNKSPISISGSTSVGPLAEKLAAKYHEHDNIKIEINQIGSSAGIANAMSGVSELGMSSRDLKEEEQGNLKEVVIAYDGIVVVTHPSNKVKELTLEQVKQIFTGEITNWKQLGGDDMEIVVVSREDGSGSRDAFQEIVGYGSGELIRNAIIASGNGNIKTTVANNKHAVGFISFEYIDDAISTINIDGVEATAENVLEQKYKLSRPFLFVYKDGNLTANGQKFIDFILSDEGQKIAAEAGAIPIK, encoded by the coding sequence ATGGTCATAATAAAAAAAATAAAAATGGTACTCATGTTTCTGTCTATACTCGCACTATTATCAGCATGTGCAAGTAATTCAGAATCGGAACAAACAAATGACAATAAATCGCCGATATCAATTTCAGGATCTACTTCTGTCGGACCACTTGCTGAGAAATTAGCAGCAAAATATCATGAACACGATAATATAAAAATTGAAATAAATCAAATTGGTTCTTCCGCAGGTATTGCAAATGCGATGAGTGGAGTTTCCGAACTCGGGATGTCTTCACGTGACTTAAAAGAAGAAGAACAAGGGAATTTAAAGGAAGTAGTCATTGCTTATGATGGAATTGTAGTAGTGACACATCCAAGCAATAAAGTGAAAGAGTTAACCTTAGAGCAAGTCAAACAAATATTCACTGGTGAAATAACGAATTGGAAACAACTTGGAGGAGATGACATGGAAATTGTTGTTGTCTCTCGTGAGGATGGATCTGGTTCACGTGATGCCTTCCAAGAGATTGTAGGCTACGGATCCGGAGAATTAATTAGAAATGCAATTATAGCAAGCGGAAACGGAAATATTAAAACTACAGTTGCAAATAATAAACATGCAGTAGGATTCATTTCCTTTGAATACATCGATGATGCTATCTCGACAATCAATATTGATGGTGTTGAGGCTACTGCTGAAAATGTATTAGAGCAAAAATATAAGTTATCAAGACCGTTTCTGTTTGTATATAAAGATGGGAATTTAACGGCGAATGGCCAGAAATTCATCGATTTTATTCTAAGTGATGAGGGGCAAAAGATTGCCGCAGAAGCAGGAGCAATTCCTATTAAGTAA
- the pstB gene encoding phosphate ABC transporter ATP-binding protein PstB — protein sequence MTTTVKQKSQKKTGKAFLQVGQEGTPGTSKISVTDLNLFYGEKQALFGVSLDIEEKKVTALIGPSGCGKSTFLRTLNRMNDLIDGVKIAGDIVIDGENIYASNDVIKLRTRVGMVFQKPNLFPMSIFDNVAYGPRMQGIKNKKELNKIVEESLRGAAIWEEVKDRLKTSALGLSGGQQQRVCIARAIAMKPDVILMDEPTSALDPISTLKVEELITKMKKDYTIVIVTHNMQQAARISDKTAFFLNGEVVEYDETNKIFSTPRDQRTEDYVTGRFG from the coding sequence ATGACTACAACAGTAAAGCAAAAAAGTCAAAAGAAAACAGGGAAAGCATTTTTACAGGTAGGTCAAGAAGGTACACCTGGAACATCAAAAATTAGTGTTACTGATTTAAATTTATTTTACGGAGAAAAACAAGCGTTGTTTGGAGTATCACTTGATATTGAAGAAAAAAAAGTAACGGCTTTAATTGGACCGTCTGGTTGCGGTAAATCAACCTTTCTAAGAACGCTAAACCGTATGAATGATTTAATTGATGGCGTAAAAATTGCAGGAGATATCGTCATTGATGGGGAAAATATATATGCATCAAATGATGTTATAAAGTTACGCACAAGAGTAGGAATGGTTTTTCAAAAGCCTAATTTATTCCCGATGAGTATTTTTGATAATGTTGCTTATGGACCTAGAATGCAAGGAATCAAAAATAAAAAGGAATTAAACAAAATTGTAGAAGAAAGCTTACGTGGCGCAGCTATTTGGGAGGAAGTAAAAGACCGTTTAAAAACATCTGCACTTGGTTTATCAGGTGGACAGCAGCAACGTGTTTGTATTGCTCGCGCTATTGCAATGAAACCAGATGTTATTTTAATGGATGAGCCCACTTCTGCATTAGATCCCATTTCTACTTTGAAAGTAGAAGAGCTTATTACCAAAATGAAAAAAGATTATACGATTGTTATTGTTACACATAACATGCAACAAGCAGCAAGAATCTCCGATAAGACAGCCTTTTTCTTAAACGGAGAAGTGGTTGAATACGATGAAACGAATAAGATTTTTTCTACACCAAGAGATCAGCGCACAGAAGATTATGTAACAGGTCGCTTTGGATAA